In Naumovozyma castellii chromosome 1, complete genome, one DNA window encodes the following:
- the LST7 gene encoding Lst7p (ancestral locus Anc_4.198): MSSILISLAHFCDKHGPQVILVTQTSDKGTLGDELLLPDYPIDSYCESCLLHFPDNETTIRSMRSILHERPYITTQYSAVRYQLLNAIIRRSFSEETMVYDSLPNVFHDNVSGVNLVMGFKLYDENARGNERRYCLILTIDDKDEMSSTKILSNNWNFITGGFLKMINYIKDSHAKELERKTTSDTDKNGFTPFMGNYLRGNKSKIARNLIELTNDKNIFIKIHKWNTYLLDALLPRYNEADV; encoded by the coding sequence ATGTCTTCCATCCTGATATCACTGGCTCACTTTTGCGATAAACATGGGCCTCAAGTAATATTAGTGACACAAACTAGTGACAAGGGAACATTGGGGGATGAGTTACTTCTTCCAGATTATCCTATCGATTCATATTGTGAATCCTGCCTGCTACATTTTCCTGATAATGAAACTACTATAAGATCAATGAGAAGCATACTACATGAAAGACCTTATATAACTACCCAGTATTCTGCTGTTCGCTaccaattattaaatgctATCATTAGAAGATCATTCTCAGAAGAGACTATGGTTTATGACAGCCTCCCGAATGTTTTTCATGATAACGTTTCAGGCGTGAATCTGGTAATGGgttttaaattatatgatgAGAATGCAAGAGGAAATGAAAGGCGATATTGCTTAATATTAACGATtgatgataaagatgaaatgtCTTCGACAAAAATACTGTCaaacaattggaattttATCACGGGTggttttttgaaaatgattaACTATATTAAAGATTCTCATGCTAAGGAACTTGAAAGAAAAACCACGTCAGATACGGACAAAAACGGTTTCACACCCTTTATGGGGAATTATCTTAGGGGCAATAAATCCAAAATTGCACGAAATCTAATCGAATTGACTAACGACAAAAACATTTTCATAAAAATTCATAAATGGAATACCTATCTTCTAGATGCGTTGCTACCTCGATATAATGAGGCAGACGTTTAG
- the PEF1 gene encoding Pef1p (ancestral locus Anc_4.203), whose amino-acid sequence MGKKKLNYATGDDLQLYATPKEAMEESRRRALEEKIRKRQQYEAQMANEQRRSGRISSAPVMTPPNFLNNNRPPPLQYQPPSQHNGSHHTIQETFISPNSRPGYNTRPSPPAQNMNVSNPMPIPHVGRTMNHPVPPYIRNSSSSPSSRQTSSNLQDPESKDIQVARKLFQNHDIKNRGRLTAEELQNLLQNDDNTHFCISSIDALINLFGATRFGTINQQEFVSLYKRVKIWRKVYVDNDINSSFTITVTEFHNSLQELQYLIPYEVSEKLFDQYAEFINENNNSKELKFDKFVEVLVWLMRLTRMFRKFDTQQDGVANIHYKDFIDMTLYLGRFLPH is encoded by the coding sequence ATGGGTAAGAAGAAACTAAATTATGCAACTGGCGATGACTTACAACTCTATGCGACTCCAAAAGAAGCGATGGAAGAAAGCAGACGAAGAGctcttgaagaaaagataaGGAAAAGACAACAATACGAAGCCCAAATGGCCAATGAACAACGACGTTCGGGAAGAATTTCATCAGCACCCGTAATGACACCGccaaattttttgaataataacagACCCCCACCTTTACAATATCAACCACCATCTCAGCATAATGGCAGCCATCATACGATACAGGAGACCTTCATATCACCTAATTCACGCCCAGGCTATAATACCAGACCATCTCCTCCTGCACAAAATATGAATGTTTCGAACCCAATGCCGATCCCACATGTGGGACGTACAATGAACCATCCTGTACCTCCATATATTAGAaactcatcatcatcgcCATCAAGTAGACAGACATCTTCGAACCTTCAAGATCCAGAGTCAAAGGATATTCAGGTGGCCAGAAAGTTATTCCAGAACCATGATATCAAGAATAGGGGTAGACTTACAGCTGAAGAACTCCAAAACCTACTacaaaatgatgataacaCCCACTTTTGCATCTCATCTATTGACGCCctgataaatttatttggtGCAACTCGGTTTGGTACTATCAATCAGCAAGAATTTGTGTCTTTATACAAGAGAGTTAAGATATGGAGGAAAGTGTATGTGgataatgatattaattCATCCTTCACCATAACAGTAACAGAATTTCACAACTCTTTACAAGAATTGCAATATTTAATTCCTTATGAAGTCTCAGAGAAACTGTTTGATCAGTATGCcgaatttattaatgaaaataataactCTAAGGAATTAAAgtttgataaatttgttgAGGTGTTGGTTTGGTTAATGAGACTTACTAGAATGTTTAGAAAATTTGATACCCAGCAAGATGGGGTTGCGAATATACACTATAAGGACTTTATCGATATGACTTTGTATCTTGGAAGGTTTCTTCCTCATTGA
- the ERG25 gene encoding methylsterol monooxygenase (ancestral locus Anc_4.206): MSLVFNNASLVNLVHADTYSHTLQNIYQYQPQLNVMEKYWAAWYTYMNNDILATGLMFFLLHEFMYFTRCLPWFIIDQIPYFRRWKLQPTKIPSTKEQLYCLKSVLLSHFLVEAIPIWTFHPMCQKLGINIEVPFPTIKRMSAEICLFFVLEDMWHYWAHRLFHYGVFYKYIHKQHHRYAAPFGLSAEYAHPVETMSLGFGTVGMPIFYVLYTGNLHLFTLCVWITLRLFQAVDSHSGYDFPWSLNKFMPFWAGAEHHDLHHHYFIGNYASSFRWWDYSLDTEAGPEAKLAREERMKRKAEAGAKKRA; the protein is encoded by the coding sequence ATGTCTCTGGTATTTAACAATGCTTCGCTAGTAAACCTAGTGCATGCAGACACATATTCACATACTTTACAAAATATCTATCAATATCAACCTCAACTAAATGTCATGGAAAAATATTGGGCAGCATGGTACACTTATatgaataatgatattttgGCTACCGGTTTAATGTTCTTTTTATTACATGAATTCATGTATTTTACCAGATGTTTACCTTGGTTCATTATTGATCAGATCCCATATTTTAGAAGATGGAAATTACAACCAACAAAGATTCCAAGCACTAAAGAACAATTATACTGTTTGAAATCAGTCCTTTTATCTCATTTCTTAGTGGAAGCTATTCCAATCTGGACTTTCCATCCAATGTGCCAAAAATTGGGTATTAACATCGAAGTCCCATTCCCAACAATAAAGAGAATGTCTGCTGAAATCTGTCTATTCTTTGTTCTCGAAGATATGTGGCATTACTGGGCTCATCGTCTATTCCACTACGGTGTCTTCTACAAATATATTCACAAGCAACATCATAGATATGCTGCACCATTTGGTCTATCTGCTGAATACGCTCATCCAGTGGAAACCATGTCATTGGGGTTCGGGACAGTCGGTATGCCAATCTTTTATGTCCTATATACAGGTAACTTGCATCTTTTCACTTTATGTGTTTGGATCACTTTAAGATTATTCCAAGCTGTCGATTCGCATTCAGGTTATGATTTCCCTTGgtctttgaataaatttatgCCATTCTGGGCAGGTGCCGAACATCATGACTTGCACCATCATTACTTCATTGGTAATTACGCTTCTTCCTTCAGATGGTGGGATTATTCTTTGGATACAGAAGCTGGTCCTGAGGCTAAGTTGGctagagaagaaagaatgaAGAGAAAAGCTGAAGCTGGTGCAAAGAAGAGAGCTTAG
- the SPR3 gene encoding septin SPR3 (ancestral locus Anc_4.204), with protein sequence MSKTTSKLKKDHIPENFQILVNGFFQESQLKIKRLLKENGLDGRVTHKSVSKMISYGKPIISNYKIGLENLPKQVELIKAQKGFDFTVMVAGQSGVGKSTFINTLFGESLVEKEIHDEKDIGKSIIKRKFHIQGEGTELRFSVLETPDYGNKVNNSFVWVPLESYIDEQLRSFIFQEEQPQRECINDTRIHCCVYLFEPTNKGIKALDIVTMKELSKKVNLVPIISKIDIYSIEERQKLKLLVKNLIKVHNIEVCKLIKDYGFFEEDNVEQFCTDCPYGVVTSDKHILSLSEDLVLGRSFNGNKIEVENEEHSDFLKIRNFLLRDNLIDLVNSTTAYYEKCRAEMLKSRIAKTQELVLKDLNAEHTKPELFRNFNFENPDENGLRNYICYQLFNKNAMNKPIDVWCPDLLERQLNFKKKYDDLLTVEEGKYQEWAQGLKKTQEEVNHDIKQMTETIQLLQLECEVLEDQLLNGKRTRIYPEDSNVTLVGYCHKK encoded by the coding sequence ATGAGCAAAACTACATCGAAACTTAAGAAGGATCATATCCCcgaaaattttcaaattcttgttAATGGTTTCTTTCAAGAATCTCAGTTGAAAATTAAGAGACTGTTGAAGGAGAATGGTCTAGATGGTAGAGTGACGCATAAAAGTGTTTCTAAGATGATTAGTTATGGCAAACCGATAATATCGAATTATAAAATTGGCCTTGAAAATCTTCCTAAACAAGTTGAGTTGATTAAGGCTCAAAAGGGTTTTGATTTTACAGTAATGGTAGCAGGTCAATCCGGAGTGGGTAAGTCAACATTCATTAACACATTATTTGGAGAAAGTTTGGTagagaaagaaatacaTGATGAGAAGGATATTGGAAAATCAATAATTAAAAGGAAATTCCATATTCAAGGGGAGGGAACTGAGTTGAGATTTAGTGTTCTCGAAACTCCAGATTATGGCAACAAAGTCAATAACTCCTTTGTTTGGGTACCGCTTGAAAGTTACATTGATGAACAATTAAGgagttttatttttcaagagGAACAACCCCAAAGAGAATGTATAAATGATACTAGAATTCATTGTTGTGTATATCTTTTTGAACCCACCAATAAGGGGATTAAAGCTCTGGATATAGTAACCATGAAAgaactttcaaaaaaagTTAATTTGGTtccaattatttcaaagattgatATATATAGCATTGAAGAACGTCAGAAACTAAAATTGttagtgaaaaatttaataaaagtTCATAACATTGAAGTTTGCAAGTTAATTAAAGATTATGGTTTCTTTGAGGAAGACAATGTTGAACAGTTTTGCACTGATTGTCCATATGGAGTTGTAACGTCAGATAAACACATTTTGAGTTTAAGTGAAGATTTGGTTTTAGGAAGATCATTCAATggaaataaaattgaagttgaaaatgaagaacaTTCAGATTTTCTCAAAATAAGGAATTTTTTGTTAAGAGATAATCTAATTGATTTGGTTAATTCGACGACTGCCTATTATGAGAAATGTCGAGCAGAGATGTTGAAATCCAGAATTGCCAAAACACAAGAGTTGGTTTTAAAGGATTTAAATGCTGAACATACTAAACCGGAACTTTTtagaaattttaattttgaaaacccagatgaaaatgggttaagaaattatatttgttaccaattatttaataagaACGCCATGAATAAGCCTATCGATGTTTGGTGTCCAGATCTTTTAGAAAGACAACTGaattttaaaaagaaatatgatgaCTTGTTAACTGTGGAGGAAGGCAAGTATCAGGAATGGGCTCAAGGATTAAAAAAAACTCAAGAAGAAGTCAATCATGACATTAAACAAATGACCGAAACGATTCAATTGTTGCAGCTGGAATGTGAGGTATTGGAAGATCAACTTTTGAATGGTAAGAGGACCAGAATATATCCAGAGGATAGTAATGTAACGTTGGTAGGTTACTGTCACAAGAAATAG
- the NCAS0A02200 gene encoding uncharacterized protein (ancestral locus Anc_4.196), whose amino-acid sequence MSLTTKEDLTLLHTRLKAQYVAVYDLKDDAGNLVYPIFNTCPPKKDYPDYYAVITNPVSLNTLKKRVPHYTDPQAFIDDIVRIPWNAKTYNTKDSIIYAYADILEKFLKEKIVPTLKEFYPNVRYPYLGPLPDPDDEAEQLKYKIEEPKIVTKEPKVLKEKENGKNEEVKIISRSKRETQSNTSQGKHLEDEQLDNTADEKENNDKDDDDDGEYVEPKIITQRLRTLKAPMPQRYSPISEQYSRSITPSETYNHKPAKVKTHIKRGRPPVIDLPYVQRIKNVIKNLRREFDSTGAPITSQFNRVPHDTRYRQMVPNPMSLDDIRKKIKMRKYKQFQQFEFDFKLMVANFKLYHRSDPGMLEYAKLLEKWYEKFSRQELAKPDRAYLPEGHARMPMDSVNFNGVTYNIGDWVLIKNPNDPNKPIVGQIFRLWKTSDGEEWLNACWYYRPEQTVHRVDRLFYKNEVMKTGQYRDNLVKDIVSKCFVVHFTRFQRGDPAVKVDGPLFVCEFRYNESDKAFNKIRTWRACLPEEIRDQEEETIPVNGRKFFKYPSPIRQLLPRNASEHDRIPQATMGAPNAPPLVGAVYLRPKLDRDDLGEYSTSDDCPRHIIRPGDPRESGKIDLETGTISFDPSMMHIPRSSESNLRLENMNINSSRNTPIYNPPNGMQESYYQGNQMVSSNPSTTSISDIVGNGPLTIEKLRQIERYKLKQQLQQRQQLKKSQASKYNKTNVLENLTEQASRANVQPIMIDFPSSYVLPISITKNIDNIHRTDYDNQLRILHDNRNRQPHDFSDVTPKKRGKGDIIWYRGPAIHAEERLLNLGSEYNQLSLNRWMNQNKRQKLEGYEYTVVEESINESEDVDDSDDEENMLPDTFPMGLRPSAAHMAYRLRAFEE is encoded by the coding sequence ATGTCTTTGACAACGAAAGAGGACCTAACACTGTTGCATACGCGTCTTAAGGCGCAATACGTTGCCGTGTATGATCTGAAGGATGATGCTGGAAATTTAGTCTATCCGATCTTCAATACATGTCCACCAAAGAAAGACTACCCTGATTATTACGCTGTAATTACGAATCCTGTATCGTTGAACACTTTGAAGAAGCGTGTCCCGCATTATACAGACCCACAGGCATTCATCGACGATATCGTGAGAATTCCATGGAATGCAAAGACTTATAACACAAAGGATTCCATTATTTATGCTTATGCGGATATCTTGGAAAAgtttttaaaagaaaagattgtCCCCACTTTGAAAGAGTTTTACCCCAATGTTAGATATCCATATTTAGGCCCTTTACCTGATCCTGATGATGAAGCAGAACAATTGAAGTATAAGATTGAAGAACCAAAAATTGTTACGAAGGAACCAAAAGTActtaaagaaaaggaaaacgGGAAGAACGAAGAAGTTAAGATAATATCAAGATCAAAACGTGAAACGCAATCCAACACTTCACAAGGCAAACATCTAGAAGATGAACAACTTGATAATACAGCGGAtgagaaggaaaataatgataaagatgatgatgacgatggTGAATATGTCGAACCAAAAATAATTACTCAGCGACTTAGAACTTTGAAGGCACCTATGCCCCAACGTTATTCACCAATTTCTGAACAATATTCCAGATCAATTACTCCTTCTGAAACGTATAACCATAAACCTGCAAAAGTTAAAACACATATAAAGCGTGGTAGACCACCAGTCATTGATTTACCATACgttcaaagaattaaaaatgttATTAAAAATCTAAGGAGAGAATTTGATTCAACAGGTGCGCCAATCACTTCTCAATTTAATAGAGTGCCTCATGATACAAGATATAGACAAATGGTGCCCAATCCCATGTCATTAGATGAtataagaaagaaaattaaaatgagaaaatataaacaattccaacaatttgaatttgatttcaaattgatggTGGCGAATTTTAAACTCTATCATAGATCAGATCCAGGAATGCTTGAATATGCCAAATTGTTGGAGAAGTGGTATGAGAAATTTTCACGTCAAGAATTAGCTAAACCAGATAGAGCATATTTGCCTGAGGGTCACGCAAGAATGCCAATGGATTCTGTCAACTTTAATGGTGTAACATACAATATCGGTGACTGGGTACTAATAAAGAATCCAAATGATCCAAATAAACCCATCGTTGGTCAGATATTTAGACTTTGGAAAACAAGCGATGGTGAAGAATGGTTAAATGCATGTTGGTATTACAGACCAGAACAAACCGTGCATAGAGTGGATAGATTATTTTATAAGAATGAAGTAATGAAGACTGGGCAATATAGAGATAATCTTGTGAAGGATATTGTCAGTAAATGTTTTGTTGTTCATTTTACAAGATTTCAACGTGGGGATCCTGCAGTTAAAGTTGATGGTCCTCTTTTTGTATGTGAATTCCGTTATAATGAAAGTGATAAGGCATTTAACAAAATTAGAACTTGGAGAGCTTGTTTACCGGAGGAAATTCGTGATCAAGAGGAGGAAACTATTCCTGTAAATGGTAGAAAGTTCTTTAAATATCCATCTCCGATTAGACAGTTACTTCCAAGGAACGCATCTGAACATGATCGTATTCCTCAGGCTACTATGGGTGCTCCAAATGCTCCTCCTTTGGTAGGGGCTGTTTATTTAAGACCTAAATTAGATAGAGATGATCTCGGTGAATACTCGACTTCAGATGATTGTCCACGTCATATTATAAGACCAGGAGACCCAAGAGAATCAGGGAAAATCGATTTAGAGACAGGTacaatttcttttgatcCGTCAATGATGCATATTCCAAGATCAAGCGAATCTAATCTACGACTTGAGAACATGAATATTAATTCATCTAGAAATACACCCATCTATAACCCCCCAAATGGAATGCAAGAATCTTATTATCAAGGTAATCAAATGGTATCCAGTAACCCATCCACTACTTCAATTTCAGATATTGTGGGGAATGGACCCTTAACGATAGAAAAATTAAGGCAGATTGAAAGATACAAGTTGAAGCAACAACTTCAACAACGACAACAACTGAAAAAATCTCAAGCCTctaaatataataagaCAAATGTTTTGGAAAACTTAACAGAACAAGCATCAAGGGCAAATGTGCAACCTATAATGATTGATTTCCCTTCATCTTATGTGCTTCCGATTTCTATAACTAAgaatattgataatattcataGAACAGATTATGATAATCAATTAAGAATTTTGCATGATAATCGAAATAGGCAGCCACATGATTTTAGTGATGTAACTCCTAAAAAACGAGGGAAAGGTGATATTATTTGGTATAGAGGACCTGCTATACATGCAGAGGAAAGACTGCTAAATTTAGGAAGTGAGTATAACCAACTATCTCTAAATAGATGGATGAACCAAAATAAGAGACAAAAATTGGAAGGCTACGAATACACTGTTGTTGAAGAGTCTATAAATGAGTCTGAAGATGTTGATGATTCAGATGACGAGGAGAATATGCTTCCGGATACATTTCCGATGGGTCTACGTCCATCAGCTGCTCATATGGCTTACAGATTGCGTGCATTTGAGGAATGA